In the Bacteroidia bacterium genome, one interval contains:
- a CDS encoding T9SS type A sorting domain-containing protein — protein sequence MPPAIIIFVGFVAKAQDTVSIASNGRAYPEIFDSLSTGLIEERIPYGVLYDRVFPWSNLTEWSDGDTISSMRARQAWWDLENSHVGTFSETYPAMRDSMYNNALRNRILIPMVRYNFATIDTNALNDGRLSLVNGILTDNNLTQHPYDSHQVTFAALPVDSIFEDTEYKLVFDEAWILNNTTDEFAEVKVTDLTDENQPTYSLGLNDMVPITLNDTGWHLLKIEAKLSGGQTFTSYQQMHVMMKRTIDDCSNPAGHLVESDIPFQGYNETVATTSIGNYAIYYRYKAGSTEECEDKLEKPIIILDGIDFLDIRSIEKLYKNELQYTDNGSTVYLGETLRSLGYDVIILNFPVIGSAETEHKTEVKSYTGSTYNGYVSRLGRDGGSDYIERNAFLLVKLIQQINDSLTTNGSTEELVVVGPSMGGQVSRYALAYMEQEFAATTNPDFDHNTRLWVSFDSPHLGANIPIGSQQTLEFFGYTGGKQEAAKALETKILSPAARQMLIEQLDGLNNQSAFRQSYISNLTSNGLSGSNGFPVNLRKVALANGSGTGTNTSFAGAEYLSMEGRKTFANIKVVELHTNYLNNYGALQRTMKARITIPHFLGFTMITEEISLTNSNPRGIMDIVPGGTYNSQEDLKVQFSEFMDEEGVDYTWDTYRKNHTFIPSVSSLAFINPNFNWSTRIDDRNLVCNSEIPFDNYFFAATNLNEAHVFLTKANADWLEQEITKGLPGCDNICTHLLTGGSQWVCSGSNYTFSLDVAVPSAVTVQWSLSSGLSLVSSNSSSVTITSNGYNPSAVITATLVNPCGANTVITRIVGSGQPNATFNFVQVGSTCWFEAVASPVNSNYVYSWSENGTNYTNGNHTYGEFIPMTGSNVPVWLKITNACGVSTYQKNFTVQTAPSGCMWKKDWNTSINTTENKEMPLLIYPNPTSENWNLSLEEDGVKGMDLLDGLGRVIINSVSYNVNNSVVIHGSHLTTGIYYLRIHWAGSIKVIKLIKN from the coding sequence TTGCCACCCGCTATAATTATTTTTGTTGGCTTTGTAGCAAAAGCACAAGACACTGTTTCAATTGCCTCAAATGGAAGGGCATATCCTGAAATTTTTGACAGCCTCAGTACAGGCTTAATTGAAGAACGCATTCCTTATGGAGTGCTTTATGACCGGGTGTTCCCCTGGAGCAACCTGACGGAATGGAGCGATGGCGACACTATTTCTTCAATGAGGGCAAGGCAGGCATGGTGGGACCTGGAGAACAGCCATGTGGGTACGTTTAGTGAAACCTATCCGGCTATGCGCGATAGCATGTACAATAATGCCCTTAGGAACAGGATACTCATTCCGATGGTCCGTTACAATTTTGCTACCATTGACACCAATGCCTTGAATGATGGAAGGCTCTCATTGGTCAACGGTATCCTTACAGATAATAATCTTACACAGCATCCCTATGACAGTCATCAGGTAACCTTTGCCGCACTGCCTGTTGATAGCATATTTGAAGATACGGAATACAAGCTGGTTTTTGACGAAGCATGGATACTGAACAACACCACAGATGAATTTGCAGAAGTAAAGGTCACTGACCTCACGGATGAAAACCAACCTACTTATTCCCTGGGACTGAATGACATGGTTCCCATAACCTTAAATGACACCGGATGGCACTTACTAAAAATTGAAGCAAAGCTTAGTGGCGGACAAACCTTTACCTCTTATCAGCAAATGCATGTGATGATGAAGCGTACTATTGATGACTGTTCTAATCCGGCTGGCCATCTTGTTGAATCCGACATCCCTTTCCAGGGCTATAATGAAACAGTGGCGACTACAAGTATTGGCAATTATGCCATTTATTACCGCTACAAAGCAGGCAGCACAGAGGAATGTGAGGATAAACTGGAAAAGCCCATAATTATTCTGGATGGGATTGATTTTTTGGACATACGTAGTATTGAAAAATTATATAAGAATGAACTTCAATACACAGATAATGGCTCCACCGTGTATTTGGGTGAAACTCTGCGTTCGTTAGGCTATGACGTGATAATCCTGAATTTTCCTGTCATCGGCAGCGCAGAAACAGAACATAAAACTGAGGTAAAATCTTATACCGGTAGCACTTACAATGGTTATGTGAGCCGGTTAGGCCGTGATGGCGGTTCAGATTATATTGAGCGCAATGCTTTCTTGCTGGTAAAGCTCATCCAGCAGATCAATGATTCATTAACGACTAACGGCAGCACTGAGGAACTTGTGGTAGTTGGACCAAGCATGGGCGGGCAGGTAAGTCGCTATGCGCTGGCTTATATGGAACAAGAGTTTGCGGCTACCACCAATCCGGACTTTGACCACAACACCCGGTTATGGGTAAGTTTTGACAGCCCGCATTTGGGAGCAAACATCCCAATAGGCTCACAACAGACATTGGAATTTTTTGGATACACTGGAGGAAAGCAAGAAGCTGCAAAAGCTTTAGAAACTAAGATACTTTCACCTGCCGCACGCCAGATGCTCATTGAGCAGTTAGATGGGCTAAATAATCAATCAGCATTCCGGCAGAGTTATATTAGTAATCTCACCTCGAACGGACTCAGCGGTTCCAATGGTTTCCCAGTTAATTTGCGCAAGGTTGCGCTCGCCAATGGTTCTGGAACAGGAACGAATACCTCTTTTGCCGGGGCTGAATATCTAAGCATGGAAGGAAGGAAAACGTTTGCCAATATTAAGGTGGTTGAGCTTCATACCAACTATTTGAATAATTATGGGGCCTTGCAGCGCACCATGAAGGCGCGGATTACCATTCCACATTTTTTAGGTTTTACAATGATTACTGAGGAAATATCCTTGACTAATTCTAATCCACGAGGTATAATGGATATAGTTCCAGGGGGAACTTACAATTCCCAGGAAGATTTGAAAGTTCAATTCTCAGAATTTATGGATGAGGAAGGTGTTGACTATACATGGGATACTTACCGGAAAAATCATACTTTTATACCAAGCGTCAGCTCACTGGCATTTATTAATCCGAATTTTAACTGGAGTACCCGCATTGATGATAGGAATCTGGTTTGCAACAGTGAAATACCCTTCGATAATTATTTCTTCGCAGCAACGAATTTGAATGAGGCTCACGTATTTTTGACAAAAGCAAATGCAGATTGGCTAGAACAGGAGATTACAAAAGGTCTTCCTGGATGCGATAATATTTGTACCCATTTATTGACCGGTGGTTCTCAATGGGTATGTTCTGGTTCTAATTATACATTTTCATTAGATGTTGCCGTTCCATCTGCTGTTACGGTACAATGGTCACTGTCTTCTGGCCTTTCCTTGGTTTCCTCCAATAGCAGTTCGGTTACAATAACTTCAAACGGTTATAATCCTTCGGCCGTTATTACAGCTACACTCGTAAATCCATGTGGTGCCAATACGGTAATAACCCGTATTGTCGGTTCAGGTCAACCTAATGCTACTTTTAATTTTGTTCAGGTGGGTAGTACATGCTGGTTTGAAGCAGTGGCATCACCGGTGAATTCCAACTATGTTTATTCGTGGAGTGAAAATGGAACCAACTACACCAACGGGAACCACACTTACGGAGAATTTATTCCTATGACTGGTTCAAATGTTCCAGTTTGGCTAAAGATTACTAATGCCTGTGGTGTTTCTACTTACCAAAAGAACTTCACAGTACAAACAGCACCTTCGGGCTGTATGTGGAAAAAAGATTGGAATACCTCAATCAATACGACAGAAAACAAGGAGATGCCATTGCTTATTTATCCAAATCCCACGTCTGAAAACTGGAACCTTAGCCTTGAAGAAGATGGAGTTAAAGGAATGGACTTACTTGATGGTTTGGGTAGGGTCATCATTAACAGTGTAAGCTACAATGTGAATAATTCTGTTGTCATTCATGGTTCGCATCTAACGACAGGTATTTACTACTTACGTATTCATTGGGCAGGCAGTATTAAAGTTATTAAGTTGATTAAGAATTGA
- the htpG gene encoding molecular chaperone HtpG: protein MKTGTLNVHTENIFPIIKKFLYSDEEIFLRELVSNAQDATKKVETIARKGDLTEELGELKLKVTIDKENRTITVSDRGIGMTEEELDKYLNQIALSSAEEFVEKYKDVEDRKQIIGKFGLGFYSAFMVSDKVEVQTKSWQKDAKPAVWECEGDTNFKIKRGTRKERGTDVILHINKDSDEYLEPARIKTLLEKYCRFMPFEIEFEGEVINNPNPIWLKQPADLTAQDYQDFYKELYPFSQPPLFWIHLNVDYPFRLTGILYFPKITNQIELQQNKIQLYQNQVFVTDEVKDIVPEFLTLLHGVIDSPDIPLNVSRSYLQADRSVKQISNYIVKKVAEKLEEQFKNEREAYESKWQDINMFVKYGMLSDDKFRERAEKFMLVENTDGKRFTIEEYNEKVKPLQTDKEGNTVWLYTNNPDEQHGYIDAAQKKDFDVLVLREMIDNHGVQMLESNQEKLNIKRVDADTPDKLIDKGEEKQSVLSEEQISKVKALFEEVVNGSPSPALPLGEGEKAGEEKVSPQRGDLEGGMFAVETEAMSPEEPPLVITRDEFMRRMSDMSKLGGGMMMGNFPEKYNLKINTNHPLAKKLSEAGLVDAKGSETASADKKALAKQAFDLARLSQNMLKGKELTEFVQRSINSL, encoded by the coding sequence GTGAAAACCGGAACATTAAACGTACATACCGAGAACATTTTCCCGATTATTAAGAAATTCCTTTACAGCGATGAGGAGATTTTTCTGCGGGAACTGGTGAGCAACGCGCAGGATGCCACCAAGAAAGTGGAGACCATAGCACGCAAAGGCGACCTGACGGAAGAGCTGGGCGAGCTGAAACTGAAAGTGACCATTGACAAGGAAAACCGCACCATCACCGTGAGCGACCGCGGCATAGGGATGACAGAAGAAGAACTGGACAAATACCTGAACCAGATCGCGCTGAGCAGTGCGGAGGAGTTCGTGGAGAAATACAAGGACGTGGAGGACAGGAAGCAGATCATCGGCAAGTTTGGCCTGGGCTTCTACTCTGCGTTTATGGTGTCTGACAAAGTGGAGGTGCAGACCAAAAGCTGGCAGAAGGATGCCAAGCCTGCCGTTTGGGAATGCGAGGGTGATACCAACTTCAAGATAAAGCGCGGAACGAGGAAGGAGCGCGGTACGGACGTGATACTGCACATCAACAAGGATTCTGACGAATACCTGGAGCCCGCACGCATCAAGACGCTGCTGGAGAAATACTGCCGCTTCATGCCGTTCGAGATCGAGTTTGAGGGCGAGGTGATCAATAACCCCAACCCCATCTGGCTGAAGCAGCCTGCCGACCTCACCGCGCAGGACTATCAGGACTTCTACAAAGAGCTGTACCCGTTCAGCCAGCCGCCCCTGTTCTGGATCCACCTCAATGTAGACTACCCCTTCCGCCTCACCGGCATTTTGTACTTCCCCAAAATCACCAACCAGATAGAGCTACAGCAGAACAAAATACAGCTTTACCAGAACCAGGTGTTCGTAACCGATGAGGTGAAGGACATCGTGCCCGAGTTCCTCACGCTGCTGCATGGCGTCATTGATTCGCCCGACATCCCGCTGAACGTGAGCCGCAGCTACCTACAGGCTGACCGCAGTGTGAAGCAGATCAGCAACTACATCGTGAAGAAAGTGGCCGAAAAGCTGGAGGAGCAGTTCAAGAACGAGCGCGAGGCATACGAGAGCAAGTGGCAGGACATCAACATGTTTGTGAAATACGGCATGCTCAGCGATGACAAGTTCCGCGAGCGGGCCGAGAAGTTTATGCTGGTGGAGAATACCGATGGCAAGCGCTTCACCATAGAGGAATACAACGAAAAGGTGAAGCCGCTGCAAACCGACAAGGAAGGCAACACCGTGTGGCTCTACACCAACAACCCTGACGAACAGCACGGCTACATTGATGCCGCCCAAAAGAAAGACTTCGATGTGCTGGTGCTGCGCGAAATGATTGACAACCACGGGGTGCAGATGCTGGAAAGCAACCAGGAGAAGCTGAATATCAAGCGCGTGGATGCCGACACGCCCGACAAGCTCATTGACAAGGGCGAAGAAAAGCAAAGCGTCCTGAGCGAAGAGCAGATCAGCAAGGTGAAGGCGCTGTTTGAGGAGGTGGTGAATGGCAGCCCCTCCCCGGCCCTCCCCCTGGGGGAGGGAGAAAAGGCGGGTGAAGAGAAAGTCTCACCCCAGCGGGGAGATTTAGAGGGGGGCATGTTTGCGGTAGAGACCGAAGCCATGAGCCCCGAAGAACCGCCCCTGGTCATCACCCGCGATGAATTCATGCGCAGGATGAGCGACATGAGCAAGCTCGGTGGCGGAATGATGATGGGCAACTTCCCCGAAAAGTACAACCTGAAGATTAACACCAACCACCCGCTGGCCAAGAAGCTCAGCGAAGCCGGCCTGGTAGATGCCAAAGGCTCCGAAACCGCCAGTGCAGACAAGAAAGCCCTGGCCAAGCAGGCATTTGACCTGGCGCGGCTAAGCCAGAATATGCTGAAAGGGAAAGAGCTGACAGAGTTTGTGCAGCGGAGTATTAACAGCTTGTAG